A window of the Thermodesulfovibrionales bacterium genome harbors these coding sequences:
- a CDS encoding VC_2705 family sodium/solute symporter — translation MCIRDRIQIDLGLPAYTGGTKATIDVFAITFALMVGTAGLPHIIIRFFTTPTIKGARASAGWALLFIAILYTTAPAVGAFAKLNFIQTLHNKTYEEAPSWFKNWEKTGLVAWKDKNGDGKIQFGKGEALKGKLEFAKDETGKPLIGPHGERVVKTEANPASPNELYVDRDIMVLANPEIAKLPAWVVALVAAGGLAAALSTAAGLLLVISSALSHDLIKNVIAPKISEKTELVWARIAAGLAVIIAGYFGINPPGFVAQVVAFAFGLAASSFFPAILLGIFWKRTTKEGAIAGMLTGITFTAAYIIYFKFVNPAANTPEHWFLGISPEGIGTIGMLINFVVTIIISKLTKEPPKEVQEMVESLRYPREA, via the coding sequence AGATGTGTATAAGAGACAGGATACAGATAGACCTTGGACTGCCGGCCTATACAGGCGGCACAAAGGCAACTATAGACGTCTTTGCAATTACCTTTGCACTGATGGTCGGAACTGCCGGACTACCCCATATTATCATCAGATTCTTTACAACACCAACCATAAAGGGAGCCAGAGCATCAGCTGGATGGGCACTTCTATTCATAGCAATACTCTACACAACAGCACCTGCTGTAGGAGCCTTCGCCAAACTTAACTTTATACAGACCCTTCACAACAAGACCTATGAAGAGGCACCATCCTGGTTCAAGAACTGGGAAAAGACAGGTCTCGTTGCATGGAAAGATAAAAATGGTGATGGCAAGATACAGTTCGGCAAAGGTGAGGCCTTAAAAGGCAAACTTGAGTTTGCAAAGGATGAAACAGGTAAGCCTTTAATCGGACCGCACGGAGAAAGGGTTGTCAAAACAGAAGCAAATCCAGCATCTCCAAATGAACTTTATGTTGACAGGGACATAATGGTTCTTGCAAATCCAGAAATTGCAAAACTTCCTGCCTGGGTAGTTGCCCTTGTTGCAGCAGGTGGACTTGCCGCAGCCCTTTCAACTGCAGCAGGACTTCTTCTTGTTATCTCCTCTGCCCTTTCCCATGACCTCATTAAGAATGTGATTGCACCAAAGATATCGGAAAAAACAGAACTTGTCTGGGCAAGGATTGCAGCAGGCCTTGCAGTAATTATTGCTGGCTATTTCGGTATTAATCCACCGGGATTTGTTGCTCAGGTTGTAGCCTTTGCCTTCGGGCTTGCAGCTTCATCCTTTTTCCCTGCGATACTGCTTGGAATATTCTGGAAAAGGACAACAAAGGAGGGAGCCATTGCAGGAATGCTTACAGGTATAACCTTTACGGCAGCTTATATTATTTACTTCAAATTTGTTAATCCTGCAGCTAACACACCAGAACACTGGTTCCTCGGTATATCTCCTGAAGGGATTGGCACAATCGGAATGCTCATAAACTTTGTTGTTACAATTATAATATCTAAACTCACCAAAGAGCCTCCTAAGGAGGTTCAGGAGATGGTTGAAAGCCTCAGGTATCCAAGAGAAGCTTAA
- a CDS encoding AMP-binding protein: protein MAEKVIAEKIDVLLAEKRTFPPSKEFSEKAHIKSMKQYEEMYRRSIEDPEGFWAEMAEKHITWFKKWEKVLEYDFNKPYIKWFIGGKLNASYNCLDRFINTPVRNKAAIIWEADDGSYKTLTYQQLYCEVNRFANVLKKHGVKKGDRVTIYLPMIPELPIAMLACARIGAIHSVVFGGFSAQALRDRIQGLQGKVSYNSRQRCKR from the coding sequence ATGGCAGAAAAGGTTATCGCAGAAAAGATTGATGTATTACTTGCTGAAAAAAGAACCTTTCCACCCTCAAAAGAATTCTCCGAAAAGGCTCATATAAAAAGTATGAAGCAATATGAGGAGATGTACAGAAGATCTATTGAAGATCCTGAGGGTTTCTGGGCAGAGATGGCTGAGAAACACATAACATGGTTTAAGAAATGGGAAAAGGTTCTTGAGTATGACTTTAACAAACCCTATATTAAGTGGTTTATAGGAGGAAAACTCAATGCCTCCTATAACTGCCTTGACAGGTTCATCAATACACCTGTAAGAAACAAGGCAGCAATTATCTGGGAGGCTGATGATGGCTCTTATAAGACCCTGACCTATCAGCAACTTTACTGCGAGGTGAACAGATTTGCAAATGTTCTTAAAAAACATGGAGTCAAAAAAGGTGACAGGGTGACCATATACCTTCCCATGATACCAGAGCTTCCAATTGCCATGCTTGCCTGTGCAAGGATTGGTGCCATTCACAGCGTTGTATTTGGTGGATTCAGCGCACAGGCATTAAGGGACAGAATACAGGGACTGCAAGGCAAAGTTAGTTATAACAGCAGACAGAGGTGTAAGAGGTGA
- the acs gene encoding acetate--CoA ligase produces the protein MVQLKANADEALQECPTVEKVIVVKRTQGADMEPGRDIWWHEEMSAPDIKNYCEPEWMDAEDPLFILYTSGSTGKPKGVLHTTGGYMLYTNMTFKYIFDYHDEDIHFCTADIGWVTGHSYIVYGPLSNGATSLMFEGVPTYPDPGRFWQICDKHKVSIFYTAPTAIRALMREGEHWVHKHDLSSLRLLGSVGEPINPEAWIWYHTHVGKGKLPIVDTWWQTETGGILITPLPGAMTLKPGSANRPFFGVVPKVLKEDGSPAGVNEGGYLVIEKPWPGILRGTYGDPENKRIKEVYFSRFPGKYFTGDGARVDEDGDYWLMGRIDDVINVSGHRLGTAEIESALVSHESVAEAAVVGFPHEIKGEGIYCYVTLKEGYEPSEELKKILVGHVRTVIGPIATPDKLQFAPGLPKTRSGKIMRRILRKIARGDIEDLGDTSTLADPSVVDNLVKGRL, from the coding sequence CTGGTTCAACTAAAGGCAAATGCAGATGAGGCACTCCAGGAATGCCCGACAGTGGAAAAGGTAATAGTTGTAAAAAGAACACAAGGAGCTGACATGGAACCTGGAAGAGATATCTGGTGGCATGAGGAGATGAGTGCTCCAGACATTAAAAACTACTGTGAACCTGAATGGATGGATGCAGAAGACCCGCTCTTTATCCTCTATACCTCAGGCTCTACAGGAAAACCAAAAGGTGTGCTACACACAACTGGTGGATATATGCTTTATACAAACATGACCTTCAAATACATCTTTGACTATCATGATGAGGACATCCATTTCTGTACAGCAGATATTGGGTGGGTAACAGGTCATAGCTACATTGTTTATGGTCCCCTCAGTAATGGAGCAACAAGCCTCATGTTTGAGGGGGTACCAACCTATCCTGATCCCGGAAGGTTCTGGCAGATATGTGATAAACACAAGGTATCAATCTTCTACACTGCACCAACAGCTATAAGGGCATTGATGAGAGAAGGTGAACACTGGGTTCACAAACATGACCTGTCATCATTAAGACTTCTGGGTTCGGTGGGAGAACCTATAAATCCAGAGGCATGGATCTGGTATCATACCCATGTTGGAAAGGGCAAATTACCCATTGTTGATACCTGGTGGCAGACGGAGACAGGTGGAATACTTATAACGCCACTTCCTGGTGCAATGACATTAAAACCAGGGTCTGCAAACAGACCCTTCTTTGGAGTTGTTCCCAAGGTTCTGAAAGAAGATGGTTCACCAGCAGGGGTGAATGAAGGTGGTTATCTTGTTATAGAGAAGCCCTGGCCAGGCATTCTCAGAGGAACATATGGTGATCCTGAAAACAAAAGGATAAAGGAAGTATATTTCTCAAGATTCCCTGGCAAATACTTTACAGGTGATGGAGCAAGGGTTGATGAAGATGGTGATTACTGGCTAATGGGAAGGATTGATGACGTTATAAATGTATCAGGCCACAGACTCGGCACTGCTGAGATAGAATCAGCCCTTGTGAGCCATGAATCAGTTGCAGAGGCAGCAGTTGTGGGGTTCCCTCATGAGATCAAGGGTGAAGGTATTTACTGCTATGTGACACTTAAAGAAGGTTATGAACCCTCTGAAGAACTCAAGAAGATACTGGTCGGCCATGTCAGGACCGTGATAGGTCCTATAGCCACACCTGATAAACTTCAGTTTGCACCAGGCCTTCCAAAGACAAGAAGTGGAAAGATAATGAGAAGAATCCTGAGAAAAATAGCTCGCGGAGATATTGAAGACCTCGGTGATACCTCAACCCTTGCTGACCCTTCTGTTGTGGATAATCTGGTAAAAGGAAGGCTGTAA
- a CDS encoding phosphate ABC transporter substrate-binding protein, with translation MNYKRSFITIAAFLSFLILTDTIAHAQKILRIRGSSTLHPVATIAARIYGKNHNIRIIVEGGGSTKGIEGAGQGAVDVGTASRNIYPEEKKKYRDLIVHTIGYEGIAIILNKENPVDNLSSKQIIDIYTGKIRNWKELGGSDRPIKLISKESGSSTLDLFLEHFKMEVTKKENLMYYKIKGDKEYSETGARIIGQDSEVIGAVSAEPGTIGYVSIVTAEKAARKLKKIKRIKLDGVEASKENVKNKIYPLMRPLNLITKGRPAGDIKEFIELLLSDKGQNIVKNLDYIPVRQEM, from the coding sequence ATGAATTATAAGAGGTCTTTCATTACAATAGCTGCTTTTCTATCCTTTCTTATTCTCACAGATACCATTGCCCATGCACAAAAAATTCTAAGAATTAGAGGGTCAAGTACTCTCCATCCTGTAGCCACCATTGCAGCACGTATCTACGGAAAAAACCATAATATAAGAATAATTGTTGAAGGTGGCGGTTCAACAAAAGGTATAGAAGGTGCTGGCCAAGGGGCTGTTGATGTAGGAACAGCATCAAGAAACATTTATCCAGAGGAAAAGAAGAAATACCGTGATCTTATTGTACATACCATTGGCTACGAAGGAATAGCAATAATTTTGAATAAAGAGAATCCTGTTGATAATCTAAGCTCAAAACAGATAATAGATATTTACACTGGCAAAATCAGAAACTGGAAGGAGCTTGGCGGATCTGACAGACCTATTAAACTTATAAGCAAGGAATCTGGCAGCTCTACTCTTGATTTGTTTCTTGAACACTTTAAAATGGAAGTAACTAAGAAAGAAAATCTGATGTATTATAAAATAAAGGGTGATAAAGAATATTCAGAAACAGGTGCCAGAATAATCGGTCAGGACAGTGAGGTTATTGGGGCAGTCTCAGCTGAACCCGGTACTATTGGATATGTATCAATAGTCACAGCAGAGAAGGCTGCAAGAAAACTCAAAAAGATAAAAAGGATTAAGCTTGATGGTGTAGAAGCTTCAAAAGAAAATGTTAAAAACAAAATCTATCCCTTAATGAGACCTCTTAATCTTATAACAAAAGGACGGCCAGCTGGCGACATAAAAGAATTTATAGAATTACTACTCTCAGATAAAGGGCAGAATATTGTAAAAAATCTTGATTATATTCCAGTAAGACAGGAGATGTAA
- a CDS encoding methyl-accepting chemotaxis protein, whose translation MKGLSIRVKILLTLLGLTLLSATGVFIYHVIEMAEKIEETSSEKYKLFSSFRASQALDLLITDDRNGLKILTDEVKSSKDVLYAVFTDADGKVIHHTFRSDVPQELLSIIREGRPVAEEFILQDFGRHYSIISPIGDYGYLTIGFKKPSTFELIKEESGDLLIVYGIALSLGLLLSFFISSRILNPLKDLMSGIERFGRGESVEIKIRSKDEFGKIARVFNETQQKLKGLVLTAEERERMQENIVNFLNLLSAASEGDLTQRAEVTPDVFGSLGDAFNLMVEGLTELVNDVKGSVEGVSREATRILNILKEMEKGAEIQMGEVKKATEATDEAARSAMAISEKTSEAHQIASLATEATSRGSKTVLEAIDGIQLIRVTIQAINKRMKFLSEKLMEIGTISGLITEIANRTNLLAINASIEASRAGEQGKGFIVIAEEIRALAERAAKSTKQIGDIIGAIQTESGEVTRHLEEATGFVEKETRTAQETGKVFTEIEDIIKKISTLIEEIHEASEGQKELSSRVVLSMEEVQRISLQMLKLVHDFRDVARTLSGTSDRLMGSVKKFKVEA comes from the coding sequence ATGAAAGGACTTTCTATCAGAGTAAAGATATTACTTACCCTCTTGGGACTCACTCTCCTATCAGCAACGGGAGTATTTATCTACCATGTCATCGAGATGGCTGAGAAGATTGAAGAAACATCCTCGGAAAAATACAAGCTCTTCTCATCCTTCCGGGCATCACAGGCACTTGACCTTCTCATAACAGACGATCGCAATGGCCTTAAGATCCTGACAGATGAGGTTAAAAGTTCAAAGGATGTCCTTTATGCAGTATTTACAGATGCTGATGGAAAGGTTATACACCATACATTCAGAAGCGATGTACCACAGGAACTGCTATCAATCATAAGGGAAGGTCGGCCGGTCGCAGAGGAATTTATCCTTCAGGATTTTGGAAGACACTATAGCATAATATCACCTATAGGAGACTATGGATACCTGACAATAGGTTTTAAGAAACCCTCAACATTTGAGCTTATAAAAGAAGAGAGCGGAGATCTGCTTATAGTCTACGGAATAGCCCTGTCTCTTGGTCTATTACTATCATTTTTTATTTCTTCAAGGATACTTAATCCTCTGAAGGACCTGATGTCAGGTATAGAGAGATTCGGAAGGGGTGAAAGTGTAGAGATAAAAATAAGATCGAAGGATGAATTTGGTAAGATAGCACGGGTATTTAATGAAACACAGCAAAAACTTAAAGGCCTTGTGCTGACAGCAGAAGAAAGAGAAAGGATGCAGGAAAATATAGTAAACTTTCTTAATCTCCTGAGCGCTGCATCCGAGGGAGACCTCACTCAAAGGGCTGAGGTTACACCTGATGTATTTGGTTCCCTTGGTGACGCCTTCAATCTCATGGTAGAAGGTCTCACAGAACTTGTAAATGATGTTAAGGGCTCTGTTGAAGGAGTCTCCAGAGAGGCGACAAGAATACTGAATATCCTGAAAGAAATGGAAAAGGGTGCAGAGATCCAGATGGGAGAGGTAAAAAAGGCAACAGAAGCAACCGATGAGGCAGCGCGTTCAGCAATGGCAATTAGTGAAAAAACATCAGAGGCACATCAGATAGCATCTCTAGCAACAGAGGCAACCTCAAGGGGTTCAAAGACAGTTCTTGAAGCAATTGATGGAATACAGCTGATAAGGGTCACCATACAGGCAATCAATAAGAGAATGAAATTTCTTTCTGAAAAACTTATGGAGATAGGAACTATATCAGGTCTCATTACAGAAATAGCCAACAGGACAAATCTCCTTGCTATCAATGCCTCCATAGAGGCCTCAAGGGCAGGTGAGCAGGGTAAAGGATTCATTGTCATAGCAGAAGAGATAAGGGCACTTGCTGAGCGAGCAGCAAAATCAACAAAACAAATAGGTGATATCATTGGAGCAATCCAGACAGAATCAGGAGAGGTTACAAGACATCTTGAGGAGGCTACAGGATTTGTTGAAAAGGAAACAAGGACAGCACAGGAGACAGGAAAGGTCTTTACAGAGATAGAGGATATTATAAAAAAGATAAGCACTCTAATTGAAGAAATACATGAAGCCTCAGAGGGTCAGAAGGAATTGAGCTCAAGGGTTGTTCTCTCAATGGAAGAGGTGCAAAGGATATCTCTTCAAATGCTCAAGCTCGTGCATGATTTCAGGGATGTAGCAAGAACCCTTTCTGGAACATCCGACAGACTCATGGGCTCAGTTAAAAAGTTTAAGGTAGAGGCATAA
- a CDS encoding response regulator encodes MSYDTSGLLEFFLQEAEEHIHNLEEGISGLEQDVDTSSIESLFRSAHTLKGAAALVKLNGISRIAHRMEDILEEIKDGKRKVTSSIRDLLLYGLDAIKNEVRRISSGEKETPGRDEEIIKYIEASLKSSEEKTVETSGSEVEPVNTIKDRALEPPTLQHEIITPAAEKRLSIGRRKEDIDLFTGNFVRVHIAQIENILNLIGEITIKKNYLLQKIKKKSDLSEEITIAGARLLKEVNSFSERYSYSLPGSVRYVDPLLAEFGELEFDRYDDLNLFSRKLQEMIADITEALKSLSEFFDEFGDDLKSVDNLIKLLRTEISEMRMIEIGRLFQRFSRPVKEMAEQYGKEVELLINGGDTKIDKVIFERLFDPLMHLIRNAIIHGIERPEERRQKGKKATGVIMLSARREGALVLVEVHDNGRGIPTYRIFEEAVKLGLMRPDYRPSKQELLSLIFMPGFTTSTAADMGSGRGMGLDAVRNLIAQISGSIEVDSEVGMGTTFTIKVPTSLAITNVIVVKAGNTEFAIPMNFVDEVTEIDLEDGLRLFNYRGVEIEIKRLSNVLGLVDERSEKKPLIICNLTDRRAGLVVDEIAGQEETIIKPMNKFLSGLSVYSGSTISGDGKLRFVLNPLGIFRSEIKTALVLEEKQKEDSKTVLVVDDSLSVRKYLTAFFERMKLKVLTATNGAEALDILKDHNVDLLITDLEMPVMHGYELIHRIRTSQKWRDIPVVVLTSRSAEKHRIKALQSGVKDFIVKPFEEKAMLEILRKYLSLS; translated from the coding sequence ATGTCATACGACACTTCGGGACTTCTTGAGTTCTTTCTCCAGGAGGCAGAGGAGCACATTCATAACCTTGAGGAAGGAATATCCGGTCTCGAACAGGATGTAGACACATCATCAATAGAGTCTCTCTTCAGATCCGCCCATACACTCAAGGGAGCAGCTGCTCTGGTAAAACTCAATGGTATAAGCAGAATAGCCCATAGGATGGAAGATATTCTTGAAGAAATAAAGGATGGTAAAAGAAAGGTTACCAGCTCTATCAGAGACCTTCTGCTTTACGGGCTTGATGCAATAAAGAATGAAGTAAGAAGGATATCATCAGGCGAAAAAGAGACCCCTGGCAGGGATGAAGAGATTATAAAATACATAGAAGCATCACTGAAGAGTTCAGAAGAGAAAACAGTTGAGACTTCTGGCTCTGAAGTGGAACCGGTTAATACAATTAAAGACCGAGCTCTCGAACCTCCAACTCTGCAGCACGAGATTATAACTCCTGCAGCAGAAAAAAGATTAAGCATAGGGAGGAGAAAGGAAGATATTGACCTTTTTACAGGAAATTTTGTCAGAGTGCACATCGCCCAGATAGAGAATATACTGAATCTTATTGGAGAGATAACTATTAAGAAGAATTATCTCCTTCAGAAGATTAAAAAAAAATCAGACCTTTCCGAAGAGATAACTATTGCCGGTGCCAGGCTCCTTAAAGAGGTTAATTCCTTTTCAGAACGTTATTCCTATTCCCTACCCGGAAGTGTTAGATATGTTGATCCTCTGCTTGCTGAATTTGGAGAGCTGGAATTTGACAGATATGATGATCTGAACCTTTTCTCAAGAAAACTTCAGGAGATGATTGCCGACATAACAGAGGCCCTTAAGAGCCTTTCAGAATTTTTTGATGAATTCGGTGATGATCTAAAATCAGTGGATAATCTTATTAAACTCCTCAGAACAGAGATATCAGAGATGAGGATGATAGAGATCGGAAGGCTCTTCCAGAGATTTTCCAGACCAGTAAAAGAGATGGCTGAACAGTATGGTAAGGAAGTGGAGCTTCTTATTAATGGTGGAGATACAAAGATTGATAAGGTTATATTTGAGAGACTCTTTGATCCTCTGATGCATCTTATCAGGAATGCTATTATACATGGTATAGAAAGACCTGAAGAAAGAAGGCAGAAAGGAAAAAAAGCTACCGGTGTTATTATGTTGAGCGCAAGAAGAGAGGGTGCTCTCGTTCTTGTTGAGGTGCATGATAATGGAAGGGGTATACCCACATACAGGATCTTTGAGGAAGCTGTAAAACTCGGGCTCATGAGGCCTGATTACAGGCCTTCCAAACAGGAACTACTGAGTCTTATATTTATGCCGGGCTTTACGACAAGTACCGCAGCTGATATGGGTTCAGGAAGGGGTATGGGTCTGGATGCCGTTAGAAATCTGATAGCCCAGATCAGCGGATCCATAGAGGTTGATTCTGAGGTTGGTATGGGAACTACCTTTACAATAAAGGTTCCCACCTCTCTTGCTATAACTAATGTAATAGTTGTAAAGGCAGGTAATACAGAATTTGCAATTCCCATGAATTTTGTTGACGAGGTTACAGAGATTGATCTCGAGGATGGATTAAGGTTGTTTAATTACAGAGGCGTAGAGATAGAAATAAAAAGACTTTCAAATGTCCTTGGTCTTGTTGATGAGAGGTCCGAAAAAAAACCGCTTATTATCTGCAATCTAACAGACAGAAGGGCCGGGCTTGTTGTTGATGAAATAGCAGGCCAGGAGGAGACCATAATTAAGCCCATGAATAAATTTCTTTCAGGTCTTTCTGTTTATTCAGGCTCAACGATCTCAGGAGACGGAAAACTGAGATTTGTTCTAAACCCTCTGGGCATATTCAGGTCTGAGATAAAAACCGCCCTGGTTTTAGAAGAAAAACAGAAAGAAGATTCAAAGACCGTACTTGTGGTGGATGATTCTCTAAGTGTGAGGAAATATCTTACAGCCTTTTTTGAAAGAATGAAATTAAAGGTTCTTACTGCTACAAATGGAGCTGAAGCACTGGATATTCTTAAAGACCATAACGTTGACCTTCTAATAACAGATCTTGAGATGCCCGTTATGCACGGCTATGAACTGATTCACAGGATCAGGACCTCGCAAAAGTGGAGAGATATTCCGGTTGTGGTGCTAACGTCAAGGAGTGCTGAGAAGCACAGGATCAAGGCCTTACAGAGTGGTGTGAAGGACTTTATTGTTAAGCCCTTTGAAGAAAAGGCAATGCTTGAGATCTTAAGAAAATATTTATCCCTTTCATAG
- a CDS encoding chemotaxis protein CheW has protein sequence MDEIAKKENEFQEEIKRPSYCSFRRGTSVYYIPVDILKEVVEVKEIFPVPLAPHYIRGAIPLRGTVIPVIDLNRLERRTDTAVEPDMLMVVEVRGELIGFLSEGLPNFVFAESVPEDGIIDINKFFETYMVRNTA, from the coding sequence GTGGATGAGATAGCAAAGAAAGAGAATGAGTTCCAAGAGGAAATAAAGAGACCCTCTTACTGCTCCTTTAGGAGAGGGACGAGTGTTTATTATATTCCTGTTGATATCTTAAAAGAGGTGGTGGAGGTCAAAGAAATCTTTCCTGTACCCCTTGCCCCGCATTATATAAGAGGAGCAATACCCCTAAGGGGAACTGTTATCCCAGTTATTGACCTCAATAGATTGGAACGAAGGACCGATACAGCCGTAGAACCTGATATGCTAATGGTTGTTGAGGTAAGGGGGGAACTGATAGGATTTCTTTCCGAAGGTCTTCCGAATTTTGTATTCGCAGAGTCAGTTCCTGAGGATGGTATCATTGATATAAATAAGTTCTTTGAGACCTATATGGTGAGGAATACCGCCTGA
- a CDS encoding response regulator gives MSRILIAEDSPTDIHFIKSVLSQTGHELVVVTDGEEAERLVRSEPFDLIILDVVMPKKNGFQVCRDIKRDEKLKNIPVILLTSKDQPSDRLWGTKQGADEYLTKPCEPLELLLTVKKHLGG, from the coding sequence ATGTCAAGAATTCTCATTGCAGAGGACAGCCCTACAGATATTCATTTTATAAAAAGCGTACTCTCACAGACAGGCCATGAACTTGTTGTTGTAACGGATGGTGAAGAGGCAGAAAGACTTGTGAGATCTGAGCCATTTGATCTGATTATCCTTGATGTAGTTATGCCAAAGAAAAATGGTTTCCAGGTCTGTAGAGATATAAAGCGTGATGAAAAGCTCAAGAACATTCCTGTGATTCTTCTTACCTCCAAGGATCAGCCGAGTGATAGACTCTGGGGAACAAAACAGGGAGCTGATGAATATCTCACCAAGCCCTGTGAACCCCTTGAACTTCTTTTGACCGTAAAAAAACACCTCGGTGGATGA
- a CDS encoding response regulator translates to MPKGNVIVIDDSATVRKLAEVVLKENGYNVFTAEDGEKGLDIAQKVSPSLILVDFVMPKMNGYQFCKLARKNPSLKDVPIILITAKGEAVGEKFTEEFGVIDYFIKPFQPEELVEKVNSILSPEEELEGIAEVVEETEVVTESAVEETIDRLLSRYLYKELPVLIQRTLSDILKHSGVVKTSSIILSGDLSDFSVSDLLQLLDSTKATGKLSLYSPLMTAEIYFDKGNIYYASTSKQGRSLLSGEIIEKKLNVSREAFYRAYRTAKKSGIPILRAFVDEKILTESEIMKILEERTREAVYSSMELDSGNFFFERMQIPPHLTDVKVRIPASHLILEGARRVDERKYAAKMFQDPDIIFIRLMTDVALEDINLDDNELRIFSLIDGKRTLNDIIKMSGMEENEVKRIIYTLTRAGILRRKGK, encoded by the coding sequence ATGCCAAAGGGAAATGTAATTGTCATTGATGACAGTGCTACCGTAAGAAAGTTAGCAGAAGTTGTATTAAAGGAAAATGGATACAATGTCTTTACAGCAGAGGATGGTGAGAAAGGTCTCGATATTGCACAGAAAGTCTCCCCATCTCTCATTCTTGTAGACTTCGTTATGCCAAAAATGAATGGCTATCAGTTCTGCAAACTTGCCAGAAAGAATCCTTCACTTAAAGATGTGCCAATAATTCTTATTACGGCTAAAGGAGAAGCTGTTGGAGAGAAATTTACAGAAGAGTTCGGAGTTATTGATTATTTTATTAAGCCCTTTCAGCCAGAGGAACTTGTTGAGAAGGTAAATTCTATATTGAGCCCTGAAGAGGAACTCGAAGGTATCGCAGAGGTTGTTGAAGAGACTGAGGTAGTTACCGAGAGTGCGGTGGAGGAGACTATAGACAGACTTTTGAGCAGGTATCTTTACAAAGAGCTTCCCGTTCTGATACAGAGGACACTTTCTGATATTCTCAAACATTCAGGAGTTGTAAAGACCTCCAGCATAATCTTGAGCGGTGATCTATCAGATTTCAGTGTTTCAGATCTTTTACAACTTCTTGATTCCACGAAGGCAACAGGGAAACTTTCGCTTTACTCTCCGCTCATGACAGCAGAGATATATTTTGATAAAGGAAATATCTATTATGCTTCTACAAGCAAGCAGGGCAGGAGTTTACTTTCAGGAGAGATAATAGAGAAAAAACTGAATGTCTCAAGAGAGGCCTTTTACAGGGCTTACAGGACAGCCAAGAAATCAGGTATACCGATTCTCAGGGCCTTTGTTGATGAAAAAATATTAACAGAGTCTGAAATTATGAAGATTCTCGAGGAACGAACCAGAGAAGCCGTATACTCCTCAATGGAGCTTGATAGCGGAAATTTTTTCTTTGAGAGGATGCAGATTCCACCTCATCTTACTGATGTAAAGGTTCGAATTCCGGCATCTCATCTTATACTTGAAGGAGCAAGAAGGGTTGATGAAAGGAAATATGCAGCCAAGATGTTCCAGGACCCTGACATAATATTTATAAGGCTCATGACAGATGTTGCTCTTGAAGATATAAATCTTGATGATAACGAGCTCAGGATATTTTCCCTTATTGACGGAAAAAGAACCCTCAATGATATAATTAAAATGAGCGGAATGGAGGAAAACGAAGTGAAACGAATTATTTATACACTTACAAGGGCAGGAATTCTCAGGAGAAAGGGGAAATAG